The following coding sequences are from one Triticum aestivum cultivar Chinese Spring chromosome 5A, IWGSC CS RefSeq v2.1, whole genome shotgun sequence window:
- the LOC123107165 gene encoding cyclin-dependent kinase inhibitor 6, whose protein sequence is MAATAAATVTATATAAASSCSKRESAGIAAPADLAKKAKKARSPPAEEMEGFFAAAEGDVARRFAAKYNYDVVADAPMDGRYEWVRLRP, encoded by the exons atggccgccaccgccgcggccaccgtgacggcgacggcgacggcggcggcgtcgagctGCAGCAAGCGCGAGAGCGCCGGCATTGCGGCGCCCGCCGACTT GgcgaagaaggcgaagaaggcgaggTCGCCGCCGGCGGAGGAGATGGAGGGCTTCTtcgcggcggcggagggcgacgtCGCGCGGCGCTTCGCTGCCAA GTACAACTATGACGTCGTCGCAGACGCTCCCATGGACGGGCGGTACGAGTGGGTCCGACTGAGGCCGTAG